In the genome of Nitrospira japonica, one region contains:
- a CDS encoding Gfo/Idh/MocA family protein has product MSVSNQQIGIGLIGVGRHGRRYLDHLRTDVPGAGVVAVCRKRTGLPATGALAGLSLYADYRELIADPLVQAVVVVTAPALCPEICLAAAAAGKPILIEKPLANSGAEARAMVAAAERAGVLLMTAQTMRFDATVLSAKAQLPAIGRLRLVDLVNHVDSAASIASRSSGTAVPGALLEIGVHLLDLVRFFTGEEVAQVECRLDRPDGAVEAAARAVLHTADGAVCSIDAARVDTGRIGTMQWEGTEGTVTADWVRRTVTCRIGGGRPRQWTVEPAPTIVAVLRAFLYAIRTNTQPPVSGVDGCRAVELADACYRSAALGGTAVSVQEFP; this is encoded by the coding sequence ATGAGCGTGTCGAATCAACAGATCGGAATCGGATTGATCGGGGTGGGGCGGCACGGACGCCGGTATTTGGATCATCTGCGGACCGATGTGCCGGGAGCCGGTGTGGTAGCGGTCTGTCGGAAGCGGACGGGCCTGCCGGCAACCGGGGCATTGGCCGGCCTTTCCCTCTATGCCGACTATCGAGAATTGATCGCCGACCCGCTGGTGCAGGCGGTCGTGGTGGTGACGGCACCTGCGTTATGCCCCGAGATCTGCCTCGCGGCCGCGGCGGCCGGGAAACCGATACTCATCGAAAAGCCCCTGGCGAACTCCGGCGCAGAAGCCCGGGCCATGGTGGCCGCCGCCGAGCGGGCCGGCGTCCTGCTGATGACCGCTCAAACCATGCGGTTCGACGCCACGGTGCTCTCGGCCAAGGCGCAGTTACCGGCCATCGGCCGGCTCAGGCTGGTCGATCTGGTCAATCACGTGGATTCGGCGGCGAGCATTGCGAGCCGCTCTTCCGGGACGGCCGTCCCGGGAGCGCTTCTCGAAATCGGCGTGCACCTCTTGGATCTCGTGCGGTTCTTCACCGGAGAGGAAGTGGCGCAGGTGGAGTGCCGGTTGGATCGGCCGGATGGCGCGGTCGAGGCCGCCGCACGTGCGGTGCTGCATACCGCCGATGGCGCGGTCTGTTCGATCGACGCCGCCCGCGTGGACACGGGACGAATCGGCACCATGCAATGGGAGGGAACGGAAGGCACGGTGACCGCGGATTGGGTCAGGCGAACCGTGACCTGCCGCATCGGAGGGGGGCGTCCACGCCAGTGGACGGTCGAGCCGGCGCCGACCATCGTGGCCGTTCTGCGCGCCTTTCTCTATGCGATCCGGACGAACACCCAGCCGCCGGTGAGCGGAGTAGACGGTTGCCGCGCCGTCGAATTGGCGGACGCCTGCTATCGGTCGGCGGCATTGGGTGGGACGGCCGTGTCTGTGCAGGAATTCCCCTGA
- a CDS encoding Lrp/AsnC family transcriptional regulator, translating into MATKAYILIKVKAGRTKDVLQSLKRLTGVEQAHSCFGQPDIFVFISVNDERALSDVVITKIHQIDGVEETDTHIVADT; encoded by the coding sequence ATGGCAACCAAGGCCTACATTCTGATCAAGGTAAAAGCGGGGCGAACCAAGGACGTGCTCCAATCCCTCAAACGATTGACCGGCGTGGAACAGGCTCACTCCTGTTTCGGACAACCGGACATCTTCGTATTCATCAGCGTCAACGACGAGCGCGCGCTGTCCGACGTGGTCATCACAAAAATTCACCAGATTGACGGCGTCGAGGAAACGGACACCCACATCGTGGCCGATACCTAA
- a CDS encoding YifB family Mg chelatase-like AAA ATPase, translated as MLAKVLSVALVGLDAHLIEVEVDIAGGLPQFSVVGLPDATVRESRDRVRSALKNTGFHFPAKKITVNLAPADVKKEGAGLDLAIAIGILVAEELVPADRVLRRVLVGELSLDGHIKPVPGALSIGIACGREYGLLLPARNADEAALVDGVVAYPVHTLPEAVGFLRETQTIEPVVTDRVGFGVVRPAADEDYGDVKGQAHAKRALEIAAAGEHNVLMVGPPGSGKTMLAKRLPTILPLMKPDEAIETTRIHSVAAQLTAGSALLTVRPFRAPHHSISDAGLIGGGTIPRPGEVSLAHNGVLFLDESPEFRRPVLDALRQPLEDGHVTLTRVSGSLRYPARFMLVAAMNPCPCGYYGDRSKECVCTPHQIRRYRARLSGPLQDRIDIHIEVPPVPVREFHDRGAEPESSSAIRTRVLEARDRQSARYRDDGIHTNAQLKPRLVKRYCGLDHSGRELLERAMSKLGLSARAHGRILRVARTIADLAGCERIDPVHVAEAIQYRSLDRRLEL; from the coding sequence ATGTTGGCCAAGGTGCTGAGCGTCGCACTTGTCGGACTCGATGCGCATTTGATTGAGGTGGAAGTCGATATTGCCGGCGGGCTCCCGCAATTTTCCGTCGTCGGTCTTCCTGATGCGACGGTCCGTGAGAGCCGCGATCGGGTGCGCTCTGCGCTCAAGAACACGGGTTTTCACTTTCCGGCCAAGAAGATCACCGTCAATCTGGCCCCGGCGGACGTGAAGAAAGAGGGAGCCGGTCTGGACCTGGCCATCGCCATTGGAATCCTTGTTGCCGAGGAACTCGTGCCGGCCGACCGCGTCCTCCGACGCGTACTGGTCGGAGAGCTGTCGCTGGACGGTCACATCAAGCCGGTGCCCGGGGCGCTCTCCATCGGAATCGCCTGCGGCCGTGAGTACGGTCTTCTTCTGCCGGCGCGCAACGCCGATGAGGCTGCTCTGGTGGACGGGGTCGTCGCCTATCCGGTTCACACGCTTCCTGAAGCGGTGGGATTCTTGCGCGAGACTCAGACGATCGAGCCGGTGGTGACCGATCGGGTCGGGTTTGGAGTGGTTCGACCCGCCGCCGATGAGGACTACGGTGACGTCAAGGGGCAGGCTCATGCGAAACGCGCCTTGGAAATTGCGGCAGCCGGCGAGCACAACGTGCTGATGGTCGGACCGCCCGGCTCAGGCAAGACGATGCTGGCCAAGCGGCTGCCGACGATTCTGCCGTTGATGAAGCCTGACGAAGCAATCGAGACCACCCGCATTCACAGCGTGGCGGCACAATTGACGGCGGGAAGTGCGTTGTTGACCGTTCGGCCGTTCCGGGCGCCGCATCACAGCATTTCGGACGCGGGATTGATCGGGGGTGGAACGATTCCACGCCCCGGAGAGGTATCCCTGGCCCACAACGGCGTCCTGTTCCTTGACGAATCGCCGGAATTCAGGCGGCCGGTACTCGATGCGTTGCGCCAGCCCCTGGAGGACGGACATGTGACGCTGACCAGGGTCAGCGGATCGTTGCGGTATCCCGCCCGATTCATGCTGGTGGCGGCCATGAATCCTTGCCCTTGCGGATACTATGGCGACCGGTCGAAAGAATGCGTGTGTACTCCCCACCAGATCCGGCGATATCGAGCCAGGCTTTCGGGGCCGTTGCAGGATCGGATCGACATTCATATCGAAGTTCCTCCGGTACCGGTGCGCGAATTTCATGACCGCGGCGCCGAACCCGAATCTTCTTCCGCCATCCGCACCCGGGTGCTGGAGGCGCGGGACCGGCAATCCGCGCGGTACCGGGACGACGGGATTCATACCAATGCCCAGTTGAAGCCGAGGCTGGTGAAGCGGTATTGTGGCCTGGATCATTCGGGGCGGGAACTGCTGGAGCGCGCCATGTCCAAGCTCGGTTTGTCGGCAAGGGCGCACGGCCGGATTCTCCGGGTCGCCCGGACAATCGCGGATCTGGCCGGCTGCGAACGGATCGACCCCGTGCACGTAGCCGAAGCGATCCAGTATCGAAGTCTGGATCGTCGTCTGGAGCTTTGA
- the clpB gene encoding ATP-dependent chaperone ClpB — MDMNRATVKLQEALQSASAQAMKRNHQGMEVEHLLLALLEQDGGIVPTLCEQAGVSVQAVKQAAEQALSKMPQVQGASGGPGQLHITPRLNQVLTKAEDEQRTLKDDYLSVEHVLLAMMQEGGVLRKLGLSRDRLLGALQQVRGNQRVTSQDPEGTYQSLEKYGRDLTKLATQGKLDPVIGRDEEIRRVIQILSRRTKNNPVLIGEPGVGKTAIVEGLAIRIVKGDVPEGLKHKRVVSLDMGALVAGAKFRGEFEERIKAVLKEIQASQGQILLFIDELHTVVGAGAAEGAMDAANLLKPMLARGELHLIGATTLTEYRKHIEKDAALERRFQTVLVDQPTVEDTISILRGLKERYEVHHGVRIKDAALVAAAKLSHRYIADRFLPDKAIDLVDEAAARLRTEIDSLPAELDEVSRKVLQLEIEREALRREKDQASQARLATLEQELQEKQRDFQALKTRWDSEKTSVSRLRKTREAIEEIKLAIEKAERAYDLNRVAELRYGELPRLERELAIEQQQLGKKQGESRLLKEEVDEDDIAAIVSRWTGIPVSRLMEGELEKLMKLEELLHQRVVGQDEAVQAVADAVLRARSGIKDPNRPIGSFLFLGPTGVGKTELARALAATLFDDEANLIRIDMSEYMEKHTVARLIGAPPGYVGYEEGGQLTEAVRRHPFSVILFDEIEKAHHDVFNVLLQVLDDGRLTDSQGRTVDFKNTVLIMTSNIGSPQILEAQRKRSTYEEVRDVVMGELRRHFRPEFLNRIDETVVFHALETDQLTRIVDIQLERLRLRLAERRITLTITPEALGQLGKRGYDPVYGARPLKRLIQQEIETPIARQLVKGELRDGDTAAVDLKGDRIVIVPLAGSEAPASRS; from the coding sequence ATGGATATGAATCGCGCCACGGTCAAGCTCCAGGAAGCCTTACAATCCGCGTCCGCCCAGGCCATGAAGCGGAATCATCAGGGCATGGAAGTCGAACACCTGCTGCTGGCCCTGCTGGAACAGGACGGCGGCATCGTCCCGACCCTCTGTGAACAGGCAGGCGTCTCCGTTCAAGCCGTCAAGCAGGCGGCGGAGCAGGCGCTGTCGAAGATGCCCCAGGTCCAGGGAGCCAGCGGCGGTCCCGGACAGTTGCACATCACCCCCCGGCTCAATCAGGTTCTGACCAAAGCCGAAGACGAACAGCGGACGTTGAAGGACGACTATCTCAGCGTGGAGCACGTACTTTTGGCCATGATGCAGGAGGGCGGCGTTCTCAGGAAGCTGGGACTGTCGCGCGACCGGTTGCTGGGCGCACTCCAACAGGTGCGGGGTAATCAACGCGTGACCAGTCAAGATCCGGAAGGCACCTATCAGTCGCTCGAAAAATACGGCCGGGACCTGACCAAGCTCGCTACGCAGGGCAAATTGGACCCCGTCATCGGTCGAGACGAAGAGATACGCCGCGTCATCCAAATCCTGTCCCGTCGTACCAAAAACAATCCCGTGCTCATCGGAGAACCGGGGGTCGGCAAGACCGCCATCGTCGAAGGCTTGGCCATCCGTATCGTCAAGGGCGACGTCCCCGAGGGACTCAAACACAAACGTGTCGTATCGCTCGACATGGGCGCCCTGGTGGCCGGCGCCAAGTTTCGCGGCGAGTTCGAAGAGCGCATCAAGGCGGTGCTCAAGGAGATCCAGGCGTCGCAGGGACAAATTTTACTGTTCATCGACGAGTTGCACACGGTGGTCGGTGCGGGAGCGGCGGAAGGGGCAATGGATGCGGCCAACCTGCTGAAGCCGATGCTGGCCCGCGGCGAGCTCCATCTGATCGGCGCCACGACGCTGACCGAATACCGCAAGCACATCGAGAAAGACGCGGCCCTGGAACGCCGTTTTCAAACCGTGCTGGTCGATCAACCCACCGTCGAGGACACGATTTCCATCCTTCGCGGATTGAAAGAGCGGTACGAGGTGCATCACGGCGTCCGCATCAAGGATGCCGCGCTGGTGGCGGCGGCCAAGCTCTCGCATCGCTATATCGCGGATCGTTTCCTTCCGGACAAGGCCATCGATCTCGTCGACGAGGCTGCCGCCCGCCTGCGGACCGAAATCGACAGCCTCCCGGCCGAACTGGACGAGGTCTCCCGTAAGGTCCTCCAGTTGGAAATCGAACGCGAAGCGCTGCGCCGGGAAAAGGATCAGGCCAGTCAGGCCCGCTTGGCGACGCTGGAGCAGGAGCTCCAGGAGAAACAACGGGACTTTCAGGCGCTGAAAACCAGGTGGGACTCCGAAAAGACCTCGGTCTCTCGCCTGCGCAAAACCAGGGAAGCGATCGAAGAGATCAAGCTCGCCATCGAAAAAGCGGAACGGGCGTACGATCTCAATCGCGTGGCCGAATTACGCTACGGCGAACTGCCGCGACTCGAGCGGGAGTTGGCCATCGAGCAGCAACAGCTCGGCAAGAAACAGGGTGAGAGCCGTCTGTTGAAGGAGGAAGTCGACGAGGACGACATCGCGGCGATCGTCAGCCGTTGGACCGGCATTCCGGTGTCCCGACTGATGGAAGGCGAGCTCGAAAAGCTGATGAAGCTCGAAGAACTGCTCCATCAACGGGTCGTCGGCCAGGACGAGGCGGTTCAGGCCGTCGCCGACGCCGTGCTGCGCGCGCGTTCGGGCATCAAGGATCCCAACCGGCCGATCGGTTCGTTCTTGTTCCTGGGTCCCACCGGCGTCGGCAAGACGGAGCTCGCACGGGCCCTGGCCGCGACGTTGTTCGACGACGAAGCCAATCTGATCCGGATCGACATGTCGGAATACATGGAAAAGCACACGGTCGCCAGATTGATCGGCGCGCCGCCCGGCTACGTCGGGTACGAAGAGGGCGGCCAGCTCACGGAAGCCGTGCGCCGCCACCCGTTCTCGGTGATTCTCTTCGACGAGATCGAGAAAGCGCATCACGACGTCTTCAACGTGCTCCTTCAAGTCTTGGACGACGGGCGGTTGACCGACTCGCAGGGCAGGACGGTCGATTTCAAGAACACCGTGCTCATCATGACGTCCAATATCGGCAGTCCACAAATTCTGGAAGCCCAGCGAAAGCGATCGACCTATGAAGAGGTGCGTGACGTGGTCATGGGCGAACTCCGGCGGCACTTCCGTCCGGAGTTTTTGAACCGGATCGACGAGACCGTGGTCTTCCACGCCTTGGAAACCGATCAGCTCACCAGGATCGTGGACATTCAGCTGGAGCGGCTGCGGCTGAGACTGGCGGAACGGCGCATCACGCTGACGATCACGCCGGAAGCGCTTGGACAGTTGGGGAAGCGGGGTTATGACCCGGTCTACGGCGCACGCCCGCTCAAGCGGCTGATTCAGCAGGAGATCGAAACCCCGATTGCGCGGCAATTGGTCAAAGGAGAATTACGGGACGGCGACACCGCGGCGGTGGATCTCAAAGGCGATCGGATCGTGATTGTGCCGTTGGCCGGTTCGGAGGCGCCGGCTAGCCGATCTTGA
- a CDS encoding sensor histidine kinase, whose translation MRLSIFWRIVLTSLLIIVVMGGVNLYALFQLRQLSALSTSMAVQHYPAIESAKRLLTLAYVQLNSEKKYLAVRDDTFLKHFDEEVEEFRRGMTGLAAQEVSPEGLQLLEHVQRLQQERLGMLNVELEQPVQGKGGASPDYEGRRDLVMDQMTTTLQHYVDFHESGISAGVRRSLESSAQAEAVTEQLVLLALLFGIGLAGIASYTILQPLRQLQSHIKQIGQGNFRESLNIRAPSELRSLVDTVNWMGGKLQELDDMKGEFLAHVSHELRTPMASIQEGTHLLLDEIPGPLQPEQRTTLRIMADSSRRLIHLISTILDLSKMDAGMMEYRIVSSDLRRIADISVNKIRLLADAKHVQLVVESPAQRVWVKADAIRIEQVLDNLLSNALKFSPEGGIVKIHMRPDMKAGVLEVSVSDVGPGVPPDELPHIFERFYQGRQKGRQTLPGSGLGLALAKKVVEAHGGRIWIESELKKGTTVRFILRLTKRGGAA comes from the coding sequence GTGCGCCTATCGATCTTCTGGCGGATCGTTCTTACCTCCTTGCTCATCATTGTGGTGATGGGAGGGGTGAATCTGTATGCGTTGTTTCAACTGCGCCAGCTCTCCGCCTTGAGCACCAGTATGGCGGTCCAGCATTATCCGGCGATTGAATCGGCAAAGCGGTTGCTGACCCTGGCATACGTCCAGCTCAACAGTGAGAAGAAATACCTGGCTGTACGCGATGATACGTTCCTCAAGCATTTCGACGAGGAAGTGGAGGAGTTCCGTCGAGGTATGACCGGGCTGGCGGCGCAGGAAGTTTCTCCGGAGGGGCTGCAACTCTTGGAGCACGTTCAACGGCTCCAGCAGGAACGCCTGGGCATGTTGAACGTCGAACTGGAGCAGCCGGTTCAGGGCAAGGGGGGAGCATCTCCGGATTATGAAGGCCGCCGCGATCTCGTCATGGATCAAATGACCACGACGCTCCAACATTATGTGGATTTTCACGAGTCCGGCATCAGTGCCGGAGTCCGGCGCTCCCTGGAAAGCTCCGCACAGGCGGAGGCCGTCACGGAACAATTGGTCCTGCTCGCGCTGCTGTTCGGGATCGGCCTCGCAGGCATCGCCAGCTATACGATCCTGCAGCCTCTGCGCCAGCTTCAGAGTCACATCAAGCAGATCGGACAAGGAAATTTTCGAGAATCGTTGAACATCCGCGCGCCCAGCGAACTCCGCAGTCTGGTCGACACGGTCAACTGGATGGGAGGCAAGCTTCAGGAACTTGACGATATGAAAGGGGAATTCCTGGCTCACGTGTCCCACGAGTTGAGGACACCCATGGCCTCGATCCAGGAGGGGACGCACCTGCTCCTGGACGAGATTCCGGGACCGCTCCAGCCGGAACAGCGCACGACCTTACGGATCATGGCCGACAGCAGCCGCCGCCTGATCCATCTGATCTCGACCATCCTCGATCTCTCCAAGATGGATGCCGGCATGATGGAATATCGGATCGTCTCCTCGGATCTCCGGCGCATCGCCGACATTTCGGTGAATAAGATTCGCTTGCTGGCGGATGCCAAGCACGTTCAACTGGTGGTGGAGTCGCCCGCACAGCGGGTCTGGGTGAAGGCGGACGCCATTCGTATTGAGCAGGTCTTGGACAATCTGCTATCAAATGCCTTGAAGTTCAGTCCGGAAGGAGGCATTGTGAAGATTCACATGCGGCCGGACATGAAGGCCGGGGTTCTCGAGGTTTCCGTATCCGACGTGGGTCCCGGCGTCCCGCCAGACGAATTACCGCATATCTTCGAGCGATTCTATCAGGGACGTCAGAAAGGCAGGCAGACACTGCCAGGGAGCGGTCTGGGCCTGGCCCTCGCCAAGAAAGTGGTCGAAGCGCACGGAGGACGGATTTGGATCGAAAGCGAGTTGAAGAAGGGAACAACTGTACGGTTTATCCTACGCCTCACCAAGCGCGGAGGGGCGGCATGA
- a CDS encoding tol-pal system YbgF family protein, translating to MKALRLCAITGLILSGCASWAPEPSRTQPYFTVDQADAKSIHNLVKKQDAMIAKCSDHNSCDHAYFTRALMSLYESHDAAVKNFEKVIAVAPRSQWASSSRLWLQLLQQYPTPIERSWLSSVAGAPAVSEGQVVLGQASDRLVRDLLDRELIIQQLRTTRDADAQVLDQLQRDLADRDRKADALIGNKKESQKTPVESGTIQSLQKQLAEREKKIDELYNQLEALKRIDQETREKIRPIRPPSTVAPLPTPESTTPQ from the coding sequence ATGAAGGCCTTACGGCTCTGCGCGATCACCGGCTTGATCTTGTCCGGCTGCGCATCGTGGGCGCCGGAGCCGTCACGGACCCAACCTTATTTCACAGTGGATCAGGCGGATGCGAAGAGCATTCATAATTTGGTCAAGAAGCAGGATGCGATGATTGCAAAGTGCTCGGATCATAACAGCTGCGATCATGCGTACTTCACTCGCGCTCTGATGAGTCTGTACGAGAGCCACGACGCTGCAGTAAAGAACTTCGAGAAGGTGATTGCGGTGGCTCCCCGCAGTCAATGGGCGTCCTCGAGCCGGTTGTGGCTCCAGTTGTTGCAGCAATATCCCACGCCGATCGAACGTTCTTGGTTGTCATCCGTTGCAGGTGCTCCGGCCGTATCCGAAGGACAAGTTGTCCTGGGTCAGGCCTCCGATCGGCTGGTGCGGGACTTGCTTGATCGGGAGTTGATCATTCAGCAATTGCGAACCACCCGGGACGCCGACGCCCAAGTTCTGGACCAACTGCAGCGGGATCTGGCCGATCGAGATCGGAAGGCCGATGCATTGATCGGCAACAAGAAGGAATCGCAGAAAACGCCGGTCGAGAGCGGCACCATCCAATCGCTGCAGAAGCAGTTGGCGGAGCGGGAGAAGAAGATCGACGAACTGTACAATCAACTCGAAGCCCTCAAGCGTATCGATCAGGAAACACGAGAGAAGATTCGACCAATTCGTCCACCCTCAACGGTGGCGCCGCTGCCGACACCCGAGTCGACGACACCCCAGTAA
- a CDS encoding sigma-54-dependent transcriptional regulator gives MEQEHILVVDDEEGLLQLVKMRLQAMGFAVTACTTGRDAVSAAKVNRFDLAITDLRLGGEDGLDVTEELLRIHPGLPVIILTAHGSIPNAVEAVQRGAFGYLTKPFDDKELKAKIEEGLSPQRMSREIQRLKSLVNELYGMENVVARSPAMQRLLQQVVQVADSDATMLLFGETGTGKEVFARVTHANSRRSKGPFVALNCAAIPETLFESELFGHVKGAFTSAHGPKKGLFQSAHGGTLFLDEIGEMPLSMQVKLLRAVQEREVREVGAEHATKVDVRIIAATNKDLDEAVKNGTFRNDLYYRISVVPLFIPPLRDRREDIPIMAQQFLALSAKRANKDMRGFTPAALHRLVTNLWPGNVRELENAIEKAVVMARQDMVTPDLLPSTGSAPDAQLKPLTEAKEEFEKTYLKNVLQLTGGNISRAAQFAGRYRADFYKMLKKYGLHPSMTKGKAAPEVEELEEESDLTEAER, from the coding sequence ATGGAACAGGAACACATTCTCGTAGTGGATGATGAAGAAGGCCTGCTGCAGCTGGTCAAGATGCGGCTGCAAGCGATGGGCTTCGCGGTAACCGCCTGTACGACGGGCCGTGACGCCGTCTCGGCGGCCAAGGTCAATCGGTTCGATCTGGCGATCACCGACCTGCGATTGGGCGGGGAGGACGGCTTGGACGTGACGGAAGAACTCCTCCGCATCCATCCGGGACTTCCGGTCATCATTCTGACCGCGCATGGCAGCATTCCCAATGCGGTTGAAGCCGTCCAGCGCGGCGCCTTCGGCTATTTGACCAAGCCCTTCGACGACAAGGAACTCAAGGCGAAGATCGAAGAGGGGTTGTCTCCGCAGCGAATGAGCCGTGAGATTCAGCGTCTGAAATCGCTCGTCAACGAGCTCTATGGAATGGAAAACGTCGTGGCCCGCAGCCCGGCGATGCAGCGGTTGCTGCAGCAAGTCGTGCAGGTGGCGGATTCCGATGCGACGATGCTCCTGTTCGGAGAGACCGGCACCGGCAAAGAGGTGTTCGCCCGGGTGACTCATGCGAACAGCCGGCGGAGCAAGGGACCGTTCGTGGCGCTGAACTGTGCGGCGATTCCGGAGACCCTCTTCGAATCCGAGCTCTTCGGACACGTCAAGGGAGCCTTCACGAGTGCGCACGGCCCCAAGAAGGGACTCTTTCAGAGCGCGCACGGCGGCACCCTGTTCCTGGATGAAATCGGTGAGATGCCGCTGTCGATGCAAGTCAAGTTGCTGCGCGCCGTTCAGGAGCGGGAAGTCCGCGAGGTCGGCGCCGAGCACGCGACCAAAGTGGACGTGCGGATCATCGCCGCCACGAACAAGGACTTGGACGAAGCCGTGAAGAACGGGACGTTTCGCAACGATCTCTATTACCGTATTTCGGTCGTCCCGTTGTTCATTCCCCCGTTGCGGGACCGGCGTGAGGATATTCCCATCATGGCCCAGCAGTTTCTTGCCCTCAGCGCCAAACGCGCCAACAAGGACATGCGGGGGTTTACCCCGGCGGCGTTGCATCGCCTGGTCACAAATTTATGGCCCGGTAACGTGCGTGAACTCGAAAACGCGATTGAAAAGGCCGTCGTTATGGCGCGCCAGGACATGGTCACCCCGGACCTGCTGCCCTCGACCGGCAGCGCGCCTGATGCGCAATTGAAGCCGCTCACCGAAGCGAAGGAAGAGTTCGAAAAGACCTATCTGAAGAACGTGCTGCAGTTGACGGGGGGAAATATTTCGCGGGCCGCGCAATTCGCCGGCCGCTACCGCGCCGACTTCTACAAGATGCTCAAGAAATACGGACTCCATCCATCGATGACCAAGGGGAAAGCCGCGCCCGAAGTCGAGGAATTGGAAGAAGAAAGCGATCTCACGGAAGCCGAACGCTAG
- a CDS encoding TolB family protein yields the protein MWAIIVALLVMLVGCSSGGGGGTSDATPISSAPASPAGLIWGRTAGSQESLFRSQSDGSGQVTLVDEQGIRATFAKLAGSLVIYQTQAVPFSGGDQRDIWKVSTSGVGRQALANATDDEIVRDVVGSRVIYDQIISLPSGVRLNDLTSVVTDGSGRAVIAAAVRTPGSESIANYEGSVAGKVVYSRNSGLYSLLPDGSDLRPLVNAPGSPSGQYTFTGMQGSVGSSVIFSARPSSPPLPDLYDVPVNSGAIVPLASDPDNDFLGGVNGNRVVYHRCSGPCDLYSVASDGSGTVPLSTDPGNEFLEEMVGGRIVYTRSVNGQTDIYSVNADGTNPVPLATSPANEGVEGKVGSRVIFRRTDSNGNDNLYSIQADGTGGEIPLATFSEDDSFGGVVGSRVIFERIMGSNVMSSPRALYSVLSDGTGLEQLTPGTSLDEFAGAAGGFACFERTQSGQRDLLCVPADGSSPAVPIAATSADEYFITGL from the coding sequence ATGTGGGCAATCATTGTTGCGCTTCTAGTGATGCTCGTCGGATGCAGCAGCGGCGGAGGAGGAGGCACCTCGGACGCCACACCGATCAGTTCCGCTCCCGCTTCACCGGCCGGCCTGATCTGGGGACGAACCGCCGGTTCCCAAGAATCCCTCTTTCGCAGTCAAAGCGACGGAAGCGGTCAAGTTACGCTGGTGGACGAACAAGGGATCCGCGCCACGTTTGCCAAACTCGCCGGATCGCTCGTGATCTATCAGACGCAGGCCGTCCCATTTTCCGGCGGCGACCAGCGTGACATCTGGAAGGTATCCACGTCGGGCGTTGGCCGGCAAGCGCTGGCGAATGCCACGGACGACGAGATCGTCCGGGACGTGGTGGGATCCCGCGTCATCTACGATCAGATCATCTCCTTGCCGAGCGGTGTCCGACTGAACGACCTGACCAGCGTGGTGACGGACGGCAGCGGACGAGCGGTCATTGCCGCCGCCGTAAGGACTCCGGGAAGCGAATCCATCGCGAATTATGAAGGCAGCGTTGCCGGGAAAGTCGTCTATAGCCGGAACAGCGGGCTGTACAGCCTCTTGCCAGACGGCAGCGATCTTCGTCCGCTCGTAAATGCTCCGGGCAGTCCCAGCGGCCAATACACCTTCACGGGCATGCAGGGATCGGTCGGTTCGTCGGTGATTTTCTCCGCCAGGCCCTCGTCACCACCGCTTCCCGATCTCTACGACGTTCCGGTCAACAGCGGAGCGATCGTGCCCTTGGCCTCCGATCCGGATAATGACTTCCTCGGGGGCGTGAACGGCAACCGTGTCGTCTATCACCGCTGTAGCGGCCCTTGCGATCTCTACAGCGTCGCAAGCGACGGAAGCGGCACGGTTCCCCTTTCCACCGACCCGGGGAACGAATTTTTGGAAGAAATGGTCGGTGGGCGCATCGTCTATACCCGGTCGGTCAACGGCCAAACGGACATCTACAGCGTGAACGCAGACGGTACGAACCCGGTTCCCCTCGCCACCTCGCCTGCCAACGAAGGCGTCGAGGGAAAAGTGGGTTCCAGAGTCATCTTCCGCCGCACCGATAGCAACGGAAACGACAATTTGTACAGCATCCAGGCCGACGGCACCGGCGGTGAAATTCCGTTGGCGACGTTCTCCGAAGACGACTCCTTCGGCGGGGTGGTCGGCTCCAGAGTGATCTTTGAACGGATCATGGGCTCGAACGTCATGAGCAGTCCGCGAGCGCTCTACAGCGTGCTGTCGGACGGCACGGGATTGGAGCAACTGACGCCGGGGACGTCGCTGGATGAATTTGCGGGAGCGGCCGGAGGGTTCGCTTGCTTCGAACGGACACAGTCGGGCCAGCGCGATCTGCTATGCGTGCCGGCCGACGGCAGCAGCCCTGCCGTGCCGATCGCAGCGACGTCCGCGGACGAATACTTTATCACCGGCTTGTAA